The genomic segment CCGAGGCTTTGGCCATCGACCGCAAAAACCGGACCGTAAACCTGCGCCACCTGCCGACCGGAAATGAGGAAATTCTGGCTTACGATCAGCTGGTGCTTGCCACGGGCAGCACCCCGTTCCAGTTGCGTGTTCCGGGAACAGCCTTGCAGGGTGTGCATACCATTCAGGATCCGGAATCCGCCCGGCAGATTCGATCACGCATCGCCGGCGGCAAGGTGAAGCGAGCCGTGGTCATCGGCGCGGGTTTCATCGGCATGGAGATGGCCGTGGCTCTGGCGGATTTGTGGGATGTTCCGACCACGGTAATCGAGTACCGCGACCAGATCCTGCCCGGCGTCATCGGGAACAATCTGGCGCGGATGGCACAGCGGCGCATGGAGCAAAAAGGAATCACATTTCTGTTGGGAGAACAGGCCAAGGCCTTTGAAAGCGATGACCAAACGCATGTGGCTCGCGTGGCCATGGAAACGACGACGTTGCCCGCTGATCTGGTCATCGTTGCCGTGGGAGTTCGGCCCAACAGCGCATTGGCTCGTCAGGCAGGCCTCGAGGTTTCCGAACGCGGGGCCGTACAGGTTGACGAATATCTGCGGACTTCAGATCCACATATTTTCGCCGGAGGCGACTGCGTAGATCTGCGCCACCTGCTTACCGACATGCCGGTTTATCTGCCCATGGGATCCCTGGCCAACCGGCAAGGCCGGATCATCGGTGACAATCTGGCAGGCGGAAGATCCAAATTTTCTGGAGTGACAGGATCCTGGTGTGTCAAGCTCTTCGACCTCGCCGCCGCGGGCACGGGCCTGACGCTTCAAGGCGCCAAGAATGCGGGTTTTAACGCCCTGTCCGTGCATGTGAGCCAACTCGACCGTGCGCATTTCTTCCCGGAAAAAGGGCTCATGAGCCTGGAACTGGTTATTGAACGCGATACAGGTCGGATGCTCGGCCTGCAAGGACTGGCCGACATGGGCGACGCCCTGGTTGGCAAGGTAAATGTGGTGGCGGCGCTGCTACCCTCGGCTCCGAATGCCCGTATGCTGAGCAGCCTGGAAATGGCATATTCACCGCCATTTTCCGCTGCCTTGGATATTTTGAACGTGCTCGGCAACGTGGCCGACAATATCCTTGCGAACCGCTACCGCGGCATCCACGCGGACGATTTCGCGGCCATGTGGAAAGAGCGAGAGCACAACGACCTGTTCTTCCTCGACTGCCGTGAAACGCTCGAAGCCGAGAAATACGCACACGCTCACCCGGAATTCTGGCACAATATTCCGCAAGGCGAGCTTGCCGAAAGATTAAAGGATATACCCGAAAACCATCGACTCGTGCTTATTTGCAACACCGGTGCCCGAGCCTACGAGGCACTTGTTACCTTGAACAACGCAAACTTTAACGACGTGGTCTGCGTTGAAGGCGGCATGACTGCTCTCACGGCCGCGGGGGTGCAAGTGTGATGATTTTCCAGAAGGCAACTCGGTTGAGGTCATACCGGCGAAAGCCGACGCGTTATCGCTCTTCATGAAAGCCTGCCCGAAGCAATTCAGCAGTTACCGCATTGAAGACTAATCATCCCTCCTGTTGAGTCTTTCCGAACCATGCCGCCGCTCGCTCTTGGACATCCCGCGCTGCTGTGTTTGCATGCAGCCGGAAATACGCGATGTCTTTCTCTTCCCCAATCGCTTAATGATTCCATTTATCATCTTGAAGGCTCAATGTGCATGGCAGAGCAACCTGAAATTCCACTCTTAGTTGAAATACGTTTGATCAAAAATCCATACCTCTCCCTAGAAAGAAGTTATTTCGATGCTCAATAAGGTCATTTGGCAAAGAAATTTTTGTCGCCATTCCCCTTGCATAGTTTTCAAGATTGGGCGACTATGTTATAAAAAGAACAAGAAAAGATGTCTAATAAAAAACCTGAAGCAATTTATCCATGTAACAACCTCTCACTCCCTCCAGCATACCAAGAGCGCAGAGGTAATCTTGTGGGCAAAACATGGCATTATCCCTCAATCTGAGGAAGTCCTTTTACTCATAACGCTGCTATTGCAAATAGCCCAGACCAAAATACTACCAATTCAGTCCACTTTCACGTAGTTCTCAAGGGAAGTCCATGAAAATTAAGAACATGGTCCAGAACTTGACATTCAAGATGCTCCTCTCCGGAGGGGTAACTTTCTTTATCTGTGCTGGACTCTGGGCCGCGTTCAATGTGGTTTATCTGCGCGATTTCATCCTGCGCAGCATCAAATCAGACATCATTACCCTTTCCGATACCGTCCTGCTCGGCCTCGATTGCGCAACGCTCCATGACTTCGAGGAAGACATCAAGCAGATCATCGCCTTCAGCCCACACAAGAACATCGAGGCCATCCGGCTTTTGGACAAGAGGGGCAGGATTGCCTACTCCAGTAATGCCGAGGAAGTCGGCACATTCGTGGCCAACTCCTCTGAGTCCTGCCGAAAATGTCATGATCAAAATCCACCTCCGGCAATCTTAAGCCAGGAGGAACGCAGTCGGGTTCTTCAGGCCAATGACACCATCATCATAGGTACAGTAACGCCAATTCCCAACAAGGTCGGCTGTAGCGGGCAAACCTGTCATGCTCATTCGGAGACGGAGCAGTTGCTCGGTATCCTGGACATGGAAGTGACCACGGAAGTCAAGGGAACGGTCCTGCGGGAGTTCCAGCAAGCAAACATGCAGATTTCACTGCTTGTTTTTCTGGCCACCTTTCTTGTTCTCTTTCTGAACTACCATATTCTGATCTTCAAGCCCATTCGTCGCCTGATCCAGGCAACCAAGGACATCAGTGCCGGCGGGAACTATTCGGACATCTCCGTCCGCCAGGCAGACGAAATCGGCGTGCTGGCCGGGTCATACAACGACATGTGCCGCAAAGTAGCTGAAAAGGAAGCCTTGCTGGTCGCGCAACGCGAGGAATACCGCAATCTTTTTCAAAACGTCCCCTGTCTGCTGAGCGTTGTGGACAAAAACTATATGGTGGTCCGCCATAACAAGAAGTACGGGGACCATTTCGGCAGCTTCAAGGGCAGGCATTGTTATGAGATAAACAAGGGTTTAACGGAAAAATGTCCTGTTTGCCCTGTGGAATTGACATTTTTGCATGGCACTCCTCATGTCAGTGAAGAAGTCGGTTTGTCCAGAGACGGAAAAACCATCTACTGGATTGTGTATACGGCTCCAATAAAAGATGCTGAAGGCAACATCGTTGCGGCAATGGAGATGATGCTCGACATTACGGCGCGCAAGGAGCTTGAATTCAAACTCGCTGCATCAGAACTGCGTTATCATTCGATTTTCGAGTCCATTCCCAGCGGACTGTTCGTTCTGGACTACGAATCCCTGACCATCATGAACTGCAATGATGCCGTACAAAAAAAATATGGTTACAAGCCCGAAGAACTGCTTGGAAAATCGTTCCTGGTCCTCTTTCGTGAGGAAGAGCACGATTTATGGGAGCAAAAGATCCGTCTCGCCCAGGAAATCAACCAAAGCTCCCAGATTATCAAGAACGGTTCGATCATTTACGTGGCCATGCACATCTCCCATTCGGAATTCGAAG from the Desulfonatronum thiosulfatophilum genome contains:
- a CDS encoding FAD-dependent oxidoreductase, encoding MPQHIVIIGAVALGSKAAARFKRLEPDSRVTLVDRGKLIAYSGCGIPYYVSGEVNEERELQSTAFHMLRDTEFFRKTKGVDVRIETEALAIDRKNRTVNLRHLPTGNEEILAYDQLVLATGSTPFQLRVPGTALQGVHTIQDPESARQIRSRIAGGKVKRAVVIGAGFIGMEMAVALADLWDVPTTVIEYRDQILPGVIGNNLARMAQRRMEQKGITFLLGEQAKAFESDDQTHVARVAMETTTLPADLVIVAVGVRPNSALARQAGLEVSERGAVQVDEYLRTSDPHIFAGGDCVDLRHLLTDMPVYLPMGSLANRQGRIIGDNLAGGRSKFSGVTGSWCVKLFDLAAAGTGLTLQGAKNAGFNALSVHVSQLDRAHFFPEKGLMSLELVIERDTGRMLGLQGLADMGDALVGKVNVVAALLPSAPNARMLSSLEMAYSPPFSAALDILNVLGNVADNILANRYRGIHADDFAAMWKEREHNDLFFLDCRETLEAEKYAHAHPEFWHNIPQGELAERLKDIPENHRLVLICNTGARAYEALVTLNNANFNDVVCVEGGMTALTAAGVQV
- a CDS encoding PAS domain S-box protein, whose amino-acid sequence is MKIKNMVQNLTFKMLLSGGVTFFICAGLWAAFNVVYLRDFILRSIKSDIITLSDTVLLGLDCATLHDFEEDIKQIIAFSPHKNIEAIRLLDKRGRIAYSSNAEEVGTFVANSSESCRKCHDQNPPPAILSQEERSRVLQANDTIIIGTVTPIPNKVGCSGQTCHAHSETEQLLGILDMEVTTEVKGTVLREFQQANMQISLLVFLATFLVLFLNYHILIFKPIRRLIQATKDISAGGNYSDISVRQADEIGVLAGSYNDMCRKVAEKEALLVAQREEYRNLFQNVPCLLSVVDKNYMVVRHNKKYGDHFGSFKGRHCYEINKGLTEKCPVCPVELTFLHGTPHVSEEVGLSRDGKTIYWIVYTAPIKDAEGNIVAAMEMMLDITARKELEFKLAASELRYHSIFESIPSGLFVLDYESLTIMNCNDAVQKKYGYKPEELLGKSFLVLFREEEHDLWEQKIRLAQEINQSSQIIKNGSIIYVAMHISHSEFEDQKVLIVSCTDVTKKLESEQQFIHSSKMTTLGEMATGVAHELNQPLAILKSISGYLTRKINKGEILDFPMLEEVAQSISTHVDRAGKIITHMRDFGRKSEPKTMPVQINDVLRRGLEFFSQQLKVRNIKVELNLEEDLPIIMADPNRLEQVFINMLINARDAIEERWVQGHPPLGEKKITLLTCSNGENVKINICDTGTGIPPELSEKVFEPFFTTKDVGKGTGLGLSISYGIIQDYHGTITATSTQGEGACFTITFPIAGKFERNNSL